The following proteins come from a genomic window of Pseudomonas syringae:
- the zipA gene encoding cell division protein ZipA, translating into MEIGLREWLIVIGIIVIAGILFDGWRRMRGSKGKLKFRLDRSFSNLPEEEEPTTAEVLGPPRVLDTHKEPQLDEHDLPSMSASPRDKKRGSEKRGGDKKRKDEPQQGDLNLDADGPSLFTAHDDDFPDDKPAQRITEDKDLPPVEEVLVISVISRTEGGFKGPALLQNILESGLRFGEMDIFHRHESMAGNGEVLFSMANAVKPGVFDLDDIDHFSTRAVSFFLGLPGPRHPKQAFDVMVAAARKLAHELDGELKDDQRSVMTAQTIEHYRQRIVEFERRALTQRRG; encoded by the coding sequence ATGGAAATCGGTCTGCGCGAGTGGCTGATCGTCATCGGCATAATAGTCATCGCCGGTATTCTCTTTGATGGCTGGCGCCGTATGCGCGGCAGCAAAGGTAAATTGAAATTCAGGCTGGATCGAAGCTTTTCCAATCTTCCGGAGGAAGAGGAACCGACGACGGCCGAAGTGCTGGGGCCGCCCCGTGTGCTGGATACTCATAAAGAGCCGCAACTGGACGAGCACGACCTGCCGTCGATGAGCGCCAGCCCGCGTGACAAGAAGCGTGGCAGTGAAAAGCGCGGTGGTGACAAGAAACGCAAGGATGAACCGCAGCAGGGCGACCTGAATCTGGATGCCGACGGCCCGAGCCTGTTCACGGCGCACGACGATGATTTTCCGGATGACAAGCCTGCCCAGCGCATCACTGAAGACAAGGACCTGCCTCCGGTCGAAGAAGTACTTGTCATCAGCGTGATCTCGCGCACCGAAGGCGGCTTCAAGGGCCCTGCGTTGTTGCAGAACATTCTGGAGAGCGGCCTGCGTTTCGGCGAGATGGACATTTTCCATCGTCACGAAAGCATGGCAGGCAACGGCGAAGTACTGTTTTCGATGGCCAACGCAGTCAAGCCGGGCGTGTTCGATCTCGACGATATCGACCATTTCAGCACCCGTGCAGTCAGCTTCTTCCTTGGGCTGCCAGGTCCGCGTCATCCGAAGCAGGCTTTCGATGTCATGGTTGCGGCCGCTCGCAAGCTGGCCCACGAACTTGATGGCGAACTGAAAGATGACCAGCGCAGTGTCATGACCGCACAGACCATCGAGCATTACCGCCAGCGCATCGTTGAATTCGAGCGCCGTGCGCTGACCCAGCGTCGCGGCTAA
- the xdhB gene encoding xanthine dehydrogenase molybdopterin binding subunit: MSKHSPQPTQAEMLALFQQGLSTGVGRSVKHDSADKHVSGEAVYIDDRLEFPNQLHVYARMSDRAHARIISIDTAPCYAFEGVRIAITHEDIPGLKDIGPLLPGDPLLAIDKVEFLGQPVLAVAARDLDVARQAAMAAIIEYEDLEPVLDVVQALRQKHFVLDSHTHKRGDSAAALEAATHRLQGNLHIGGQEHFYLETQISSVMPTEDGGMIVYCSTQNPTEIQKLVAEVLDVPMNHIVVDMRRMGGGFGGKETQAASPACLCAVIARLTGQPTKMRLQRFEDMQMTGKRHPFYIEYDVGFDDEGRLQGIELDLAANCGYSPDLSASIVDRAMFHADNAYYLGEATVNGHRCKTHTASNTAYRGFGGPQGMVAIEEVMDCIARFLGKDPLAVRKANYYGKTERNVTHYYQTVEHNLLEEMTADLEQSSQYVERRAAIRTFNANSPILKKGLALTPVKFGISFTASFLNQAGALIHIYTDGSIHLNHGGTEMGQGLNTKVAQVVAEVFQVDIERIQITATNTDKVPNTSPTAASSGTDLNGKAAQNAAEILKQRLVEFAARHYEVAETEVEFRNGHVRIGEIVLPFAELAQLAWMGQVSLSSTGYYKTPKIFYDRSQARGRPFYYYAFGAACVEVIVDTLTGEYKTLRTDILHDVGASLNPAIDIGQVEGGYIQGAGWLTTEELVWNDKGKLMTSGPASYKIPAVADMPLDLRVKLVENRKNPEDTVFHSKAVGEPPFMLGIAAWCAIKDAVASLGDYRHQPNIDAPATPEKVLWGCEQMRQLHIAERTRHE, from the coding sequence ATGTCTAAGCACAGCCCGCAACCGACCCAGGCCGAGATGCTGGCGCTGTTTCAACAGGGCTTGAGCACCGGTGTTGGCCGTAGCGTGAAGCACGACAGCGCCGACAAACACGTGTCTGGCGAAGCGGTGTATATCGACGACCGCCTGGAGTTTCCCAATCAGCTGCATGTGTATGCACGAATGTCGGACCGCGCCCATGCGCGGATCATCAGCATCGACACGGCGCCCTGCTACGCCTTTGAAGGCGTACGAATTGCGATCACCCATGAGGATATTCCCGGCCTGAAGGACATCGGGCCGCTGCTGCCGGGCGACCCGTTGCTGGCCATCGACAAGGTGGAGTTCCTCGGCCAGCCAGTGCTCGCTGTGGCCGCGCGCGATCTGGATGTCGCGCGCCAGGCGGCGATGGCGGCGATCATCGAGTACGAGGATCTGGAACCCGTACTGGATGTGGTTCAGGCGTTGCGCCAGAAGCATTTCGTGCTCGACAGCCACACCCACAAGCGCGGCGACTCTGCAGCGGCTCTGGAAGCTGCAACCCATCGTTTGCAAGGCAATCTGCACATTGGTGGCCAGGAACATTTCTATCTGGAGACGCAGATTTCTTCGGTCATGCCGACTGAAGACGGCGGCATGATTGTTTACTGCTCGACCCAGAACCCCACCGAGATCCAGAAACTGGTAGCCGAAGTGCTGGACGTGCCGATGAACCATATCGTGGTCGACATGCGGCGCATGGGCGGTGGCTTTGGTGGCAAGGAAACCCAGGCGGCCAGCCCGGCCTGCCTGTGCGCGGTGATTGCGCGCCTGACCGGGCAGCCGACCAAGATGCGCCTGCAACGCTTCGAAGACATGCAGATGACCGGCAAGCGCCATCCGTTTTACATCGAATACGACGTGGGCTTTGATGACGAGGGCCGGCTGCAAGGCATCGAACTGGATCTGGCCGCCAACTGCGGCTATTCGCCAGACCTGTCGGCGTCTATCGTCGACCGCGCCATGTTCCATGCCGACAACGCCTATTACCTGGGCGAAGCGACGGTCAATGGTCATCGCTGCAAGACCCACACGGCGTCCAACACCGCCTACCGAGGCTTCGGCGGCCCGCAAGGCATGGTGGCGATCGAAGAAGTCATGGACTGCATTGCGCGCTTTCTGGGCAAGGACCCGCTGGCGGTGCGCAAAGCCAATTACTACGGCAAAACCGAGCGCAACGTCACTCATTACTATCAGACCGTCGAGCACAATCTGCTGGAAGAAATGACCGCGGATCTGGAGCAAAGCAGCCAGTACGTCGAGCGCCGCGCAGCCATTCGGACCTTCAACGCCAACAGTCCGATCCTGAAAAAAGGCCTGGCGCTGACGCCGGTCAAATTTGGCATTTCCTTTACCGCCAGCTTCCTCAATCAGGCCGGTGCGCTGATCCATATCTACACCGACGGCAGCATCCACCTGAACCACGGCGGCACCGAAATGGGCCAGGGCCTGAACACCAAGGTCGCGCAAGTCGTGGCGGAAGTGTTTCAAGTGGATATCGAGCGCATTCAGATCACGGCAACCAACACCGACAAGGTGCCGAACACCTCGCCGACTGCCGCCTCAAGCGGCACCGACCTGAATGGCAAGGCGGCGCAGAATGCTGCGGAAATCCTCAAGCAGCGTCTGGTCGAATTCGCCGCCCGGCATTACGAGGTGGCGGAAACCGAAGTCGAATTTCGTAACGGCCATGTGCGGATCGGTGAGATCGTTTTGCCCTTTGCCGAGCTGGCGCAACTGGCGTGGATGGGGCAGGTGTCGCTGTCCAGCACCGGCTACTACAAGACGCCGAAGATTTTTTATGACCGCAGCCAGGCACGTGGCCGGCCTTTCTATTACTACGCGTTTGGTGCCGCCTGCGTCGAGGTGATCGTCGACACCCTGACCGGCGAATACAAAACCTTGCGCACCGACATCCTGCACGACGTCGGCGCTTCGCTGAACCCGGCCATCGACATCGGCCAGGTCGAAGGCGGCTACATTCAGGGCGCAGGCTGGCTGACTACCGAGGAGCTGGTGTGGAATGACAAAGGCAAACTGATGACCAGCGGCCCGGCGTCGTACAAGATCCCGGCGGTCGCCGACATGCCGCTGGACTTGCGGGTCAAGCTGGTCGAAAACCGCAAGAATCCGGAAGACACGGTGTTCCATTCCAAAGCCGTGGGCGAGCCGCCCTTCATGCTCGGCATCGCCGCATGGTGTGCAATCAAGGACGCAGTGGCGAGCCTGGGCGATTACCGTCATCAGCCGAACATCGATGCCCCGGCGACGCCGGAAAAAGTGCTGTGGGGGTGCGAGCAGATGCGTCAGTTGCACATTGCAGAGCGCACCCGTCATGAATAA
- a CDS encoding GntR family transcriptional regulator: MTFKAPDSLAEQIAHHLAERIIRGELKPGERIQEQKVTQALNVSRGSVREALLILERRHLVVILPRRGAQVTVLNAHNVTSLCTLMSELYILLANAVVERWKTEDDLLPFLQIQQRLQASFEQQDAKAFVEESFNVMRAAYPFADNPYLQETVENLQPSMSRSYFLALEQRKAEMSDYLALFGDLLNAVKARDLPQIRTVLVSYGQRSCQLVLSALAAG, translated from the coding sequence ATGACGTTCAAGGCACCGGACAGCCTCGCTGAGCAAATTGCTCATCACCTTGCCGAGCGAATCATTCGCGGTGAGCTCAAGCCTGGAGAGCGAATCCAGGAGCAGAAAGTCACGCAGGCGTTGAACGTCAGCCGTGGCTCCGTGCGTGAAGCATTACTGATTCTTGAACGCCGCCATCTGGTGGTGATTCTGCCGCGTCGTGGCGCGCAGGTGACGGTGCTCAACGCGCATAACGTCACCAGCCTGTGCACCTTGATGAGCGAGCTGTACATTTTGCTGGCCAACGCCGTGGTCGAGCGCTGGAAGACCGAAGACGATCTGCTGCCGTTCCTGCAGATTCAGCAGCGCCTGCAAGCCAGCTTCGAACAGCAGGATGCCAAGGCCTTCGTCGAGGAAAGTTTCAATGTCATGCGTGCGGCCTATCCGTTCGCCGACAACCCGTATCTTCAGGAAACCGTGGAGAACCTGCAGCCGTCCATGAGCCGCAGTTATTTCCTGGCGCTCGAACAGCGCAAGGCCGAAATGAGCGACTACCTGGCGCTGTTCGGCGACCTGCTCAATGCCGTGAAGGCGCGGGATCTGCCGCAGATTCGCACCGTGCTGGTCAGCTATGGCCAGCGCAGCTGTCAGCTCGTGCTGTCCGCGCTGGCAGCGGGCTGA
- the smc gene encoding chromosome segregation protein SMC: protein MRLKCIKLAGFKSFVDPTTVNFPSNMAAVVGPNGCGKSNIIDAVRWVMGESSAKNLRGESMTDVIFNGSTSRKPVSQASIELVFDNSDGTLVGEYAAYAEISIRRKVTRDSQNSYYLNGTKCRRRDITDIFLGTGLGPRSYSIIEQGMISKLIEAKPEDLRNFIEEAAGISKYKERRRETENRIRRTHENLARLTDLREELERQLERLHRQAQAAEKYQEYKAEERQLKAQLSALRWQALNEQVGQREAVIGNQEVGFEALVADQRSADASIERLRDGHHDLSERFNLVQGRFYSVGGDIARVEQSIQHGQQRLRQLQDDLREAERARQETESHLGHDTTLLATLGEELEMLEPEQEMTSAAAEESAIALEDAEAAMQGWQEKWDVFNQQSAEPQRQAQVQQSRIQQLEQSIERLAERQRRLAEERQLLAADPEDAAILELSEDLATRDLTLEELHMGEEQAVERLEQLRDALQNASQAQQQAQGELQRLNGRLASLEALQQAALDPDTGTAEWLRDQHLAERPRLAEGLSVEAGWELAVETVLGADLQAVLVDDFDGLDLASFEQGDLRLLSAGADNVRVAGSLLEKVDSTVDLSAWLGQVIPVENLDDALARRAQLSAGQSLISRDGYWVGRHFLRVRRASEAQSGVLARGQELQRLGLERDEREATLATLEEQLLNLREQQSQQEEAREQLRRRVQDETRQQSELKAQLSAARVKVEQLTLRRTRLDEELAELAEQRAAEHEQLGESRLQLQDALDAMAQDTEQREVLQAQRDSLRERLDRIRQDARQHKDHSHQLAVRLGSIKAQYDSTRQALERLRMQSERLTEKREQLSLNLEEGEAPLEELRLKLEELLERRMVVDDEMRIAKNALEDADRELREAEKRRTQAEQQSQLLRGQLEQQRLEWQSLTVRRTALQDQLHEDGYDLHGVLATLTPEASEQAAEQQLESIAGRIQRLGAINLAAIDEYQQQSERKRYLDAQDADLVEALDTLENVIRKIDKETRNRFKDTFDQINSGIQALFPKVFGGGSAYLELTGEDLLDTGVTIMARPPGKKNSTIHLLSGGEKALTALALVFAIFKLNPAPFCMLDEVDAPLDDANVGRYARLVKEMSQTVQFIYITHNKIAMEMADQLMGVTMHEPGCSRLVAVDVEEAMALVDA, encoded by the coding sequence ATGCGCCTGAAGTGCATCAAGCTGGCGGGGTTCAAATCTTTCGTCGATCCCACCACGGTGAACTTCCCCAGCAACATGGCGGCCGTTGTCGGCCCCAATGGGTGTGGCAAGTCCAACATCATCGACGCCGTGCGCTGGGTCATGGGCGAAAGCTCGGCCAAGAACCTGCGCGGCGAGTCGATGACCGATGTCATCTTCAATGGCTCGACCAGCCGCAAGCCGGTCAGCCAGGCGAGCATCGAGCTAGTGTTCGACAACTCCGACGGCACCCTGGTGGGCGAATACGCGGCCTACGCGGAAATTTCGATCCGCCGCAAGGTAACGCGCGACAGCCAGAACAGCTATTACCTCAACGGCACCAAATGCCGTCGACGTGACATTACCGATATCTTCCTCGGCACCGGCCTGGGACCACGCAGCTACTCGATCATCGAGCAGGGCATGATCTCCAAGCTGATCGAAGCCAAGCCCGAAGACCTGCGCAACTTCATCGAAGAGGCTGCCGGGATTTCCAAGTACAAGGAGCGCCGACGGGAAACCGAAAACCGCATTCGTCGCACCCATGAAAACCTGGCGCGTCTGACCGACCTTCGCGAAGAACTGGAGCGTCAGCTGGAGCGACTGCACCGCCAGGCGCAGGCCGCCGAGAAGTATCAGGAATACAAAGCCGAAGAGCGCCAGCTCAAGGCGCAGCTGTCGGCCTTGCGCTGGCAGGCGTTGAACGAGCAGGTCGGGCAGCGCGAAGCGGTGATAGGCAATCAGGAAGTCGGCTTTGAAGCGTTGGTGGCGGATCAACGCAGCGCTGACGCCAGCATCGAGCGCCTGCGTGACGGCCATCATGATTTGTCCGAGCGCTTCAACCTGGTGCAGGGGCGCTTCTATTCGGTCGGCGGCGACATTGCCCGGGTCGAGCAAAGCATCCAGCACGGCCAGCAACGTCTGCGTCAGTTGCAGGACGATCTGCGCGAAGCCGAACGCGCGCGCCAGGAAACCGAATCCCACCTGGGGCACGACACCACGTTGCTCGCTACCCTTGGTGAAGAGCTGGAAATGCTTGAGCCCGAGCAGGAAATGACCAGTGCTGCTGCCGAGGAATCAGCCATTGCGCTGGAAGACGCTGAAGCCGCCATGCAGGGCTGGCAGGAAAAGTGGGACGTCTTCAATCAGCAATCCGCCGAACCGCAGCGTCAGGCGCAGGTTCAGCAATCGCGTATTCAGCAATTGGAACAGAGCATCGAACGCCTGGCCGAGCGTCAGCGACGTCTGGCCGAGGAACGTCAATTGCTGGCGGCCGATCCGGAAGACGCGGCCATTCTCGAGCTCAGTGAAGACCTCGCCACCCGCGACCTGACCCTTGAAGAGCTGCACATGGGCGAAGAGCAGGCGGTCGAGCGTCTGGAGCAATTGCGCGACGCGCTGCAAAACGCCAGTCAGGCGCAGCAGCAGGCGCAGGGCGAACTGCAGCGGCTCAACGGCCGACTGGCCTCGCTGGAGGCTTTGCAGCAGGCGGCACTCGATCCCGATACCGGCACCGCCGAATGGCTGCGTGATCAGCACCTTGCCGAGCGCCCGCGTCTGGCCGAAGGGCTGAGTGTCGAGGCAGGCTGGGAGCTGGCCGTGGAAACCGTACTGGGTGCCGACTTGCAGGCGGTACTGGTCGATGACTTTGACGGACTCGATCTGGCCAGCTTCGAACAAGGCGATCTGCGCCTGCTCAGTGCCGGTGCGGACAACGTGCGCGTGGCTGGCAGCCTGCTGGAGAAGGTCGACAGTACGGTTGATCTGTCAGCCTGGCTGGGGCAGGTGATTCCGGTCGAAAATCTTGACGACGCGCTGGCGCGACGTGCGCAATTGAGCGCAGGACAAAGCCTGATCAGCCGTGATGGTTATTGGGTCGGGCGGCACTTTTTACGGGTCAGACGCGCCAGTGAAGCACAGAGCGGTGTACTGGCGCGTGGTCAGGAATTGCAGCGACTGGGGCTGGAACGTGACGAACGTGAAGCGACGCTGGCAACGCTGGAAGAGCAGCTGCTGAATCTGCGCGAGCAACAGTCGCAGCAGGAAGAGGCCCGTGAGCAACTGCGCCGTCGTGTGCAGGACGAGACCCGTCAGCAAAGCGAACTCAAGGCGCAGCTGTCGGCGGCCAGGGTCAAGGTCGAGCAGTTGACCCTGCGCCGCACGCGCCTGGACGAAGAACTGGCCGAGCTGGCCGAGCAGCGCGCTGCCGAGCATGAACAGCTTGGCGAGTCGCGCCTGCAATTGCAGGACGCGCTGGATGCCATGGCGCAGGACACCGAGCAGCGCGAAGTGCTGCAGGCCCAGCGTGACTCGCTGCGCGAGCGTCTGGACCGGATACGTCAGGATGCGCGCCAGCACAAGGACCACAGCCATCAACTGGCGGTGCGTCTGGGTTCGATCAAGGCGCAATACGATTCGACGCGTCAGGCGCTGGAGCGCCTGCGCATGCAGTCCGAGAGGCTTACCGAAAAGCGCGAGCAGCTCAGCCTCAATCTGGAGGAGGGCGAGGCACCGCTTGAAGAGCTGCGCCTCAAGCTTGAAGAGCTGCTGGAGCGGCGCATGGTGGTCGATGACGAAATGCGCATCGCCAAGAATGCGCTGGAAGACGCCGACCGCGAACTGCGTGAAGCCGAGAAGCGCCGCACCCAGGCCGAGCAGCAGTCGCAATTGCTGCGCGGTCAGCTGGAGCAGCAACGGCTGGAGTGGCAGTCGCTGACCGTGCGCCGTACGGCCTTGCAGGACCAGTTGCACGAAGACGGCTACGACTTGCACGGTGTGCTGGCCACGCTGACCCCGGAGGCCAGCGAACAAGCCGCCGAGCAGCAACTGGAAAGCATCGCCGGGCGTATTCAGCGGCTGGGCGCGATCAACCTCGCGGCCATCGACGAATACCAGCAGCAATCCGAGCGCAAACGCTATCTGGATGCGCAGGACGCCGATCTTGTGGAAGCGCTCGACACGCTGGAAAACGTCATCCGCAAGATTGACAAGGAAACCCGAAATCGCTTCAAGGATACCTTCGATCAGATAAATAGCGGAATTCAGGCACTTTTTCCGAAAGTTTTCGGTGGAGGCTCAGCTTATTTGGAACTGACGGGCGAAGATCTACTCGATACAGGGGTGACAATCATGGCGCGTCCCCCTGGCAAGAAAAACAGCACCATTCATTTGCTGTCGGGTGGAGAGAAAGCCCTGACTGCACTGGCGCTGGTTTTTGCGATTTTCAAGCTCAATCCTGCACCGTTCTGCATGCTCGATGAGGTTGATGCGCCGCTGGATGATGCCAACGTGGGCCGCTATGCACGTTTGGTGAAAGAAATGTCACAAACGGTGCAGTTCATCTACATCACCCACAACAAGATCGCCATGGAAATGGCTGATCAACTGATGGGGGTGACGATGCACGAGCCCGGTTGTTCGCGGCTTGTGGCCGTGGATGTGGAAGAGGCCATGGCGCTGGTGGATGCCTGA
- the xdhC gene encoding xanthine dehydrogenase accessory protein XdhC: protein MNNWISALAELQARREPGILVTIIEELGSTPRNAGSKMVVCAERIYDTIGGGHLEYKAMEIAREMLASGTRQTRLERFNLGASLGQCCGGVNVLLFEPMGEPVAQIAVFGAGHVGRALVPLLASLPCRVRWIDSREHEFPETMPEGVLKILNDEPVDEVAQLPVGTYCIVMTHNHQLDLELTATILTRGDFGYFGLIGSKTKRVKFEHRLRERGFDASLLQRMRCPMGLAEVKGKLPIEIAVSIAAEVIATYNVSFGQQSANAKPIARLLPASRRSQSQ, encoded by the coding sequence ATGAATAACTGGATCAGTGCCCTGGCCGAGCTTCAGGCCCGCAGGGAACCTGGCATTCTGGTAACGATCATCGAGGAGCTGGGTTCGACGCCGCGGAACGCCGGGTCGAAAATGGTGGTCTGTGCCGAGCGCATCTACGACACCATCGGCGGTGGGCATCTGGAATACAAGGCCATGGAAATCGCCCGCGAGATGCTGGCCAGCGGCACCCGGCAGACCCGGCTCGAACGCTTCAATCTGGGCGCAAGCCTCGGTCAGTGTTGCGGTGGCGTCAACGTGCTGCTGTTCGAACCGATGGGCGAGCCCGTTGCTCAGATCGCAGTGTTCGGCGCTGGTCATGTCGGCCGCGCGCTGGTGCCCTTGCTGGCCAGCCTGCCCTGCCGCGTGCGCTGGATCGACAGCCGTGAACACGAATTCCCGGAAACAATGCCCGAGGGCGTGCTGAAGATCCTCAACGATGAGCCCGTCGATGAAGTTGCGCAGTTGCCCGTCGGCACTTACTGCATCGTAATGACTCACAACCATCAGCTCGACCTGGAGCTGACCGCCACCATCCTCACGCGAGGTGACTTCGGTTATTTCGGGTTGATCGGCTCGAAGACGAAACGGGTCAAGTTCGAGCATCGCTTGCGTGAACGCGGATTCGACGCCAGCCTGCTGCAACGCATGCGTTGCCCTATGGGCCTGGCCGAGGTCAAAGGCAAGTTGCCCATCGAGATTGCAGTGTCTATCGCCGCAGAAGTGATCGCCACCTACAACGTCAGCTTTGGCCAACAGAGTGCCAACGCAAAACCTATTGCCAGACTGCTGCCTGCCTCACGCCGCAGCCAGTCGCAATGA
- the xdhA gene encoding xanthine dehydrogenase small subunit has protein sequence MIQFLLNQELKTERALNPNMTVLTYLREQAHKPGTKEGCASGDCGACTVVVGELHSDADGRQQLRYRSLNSCLTFVASLHGKQLISVEDLKHQGQLHSVQKAMVECHGSQCGFCTPGFVMSLFALQKNSTDADAHQAHEALAGNLCRCTGYRPILAAAEQSCAQRLPDQFDQRQAQTIERLRAITPDQTGELDDGEKHCLIPLTVADLANLYQANPQARLLAGGTDLALEVTQFHKPLPAMIYVGHIAEMKRVERFDDRLEIGAATPLTDCYAALNAEYPDFGELLQRFASLQIRNQGTLGGNIGNASPIGDSPPLLIALGAQIVLRKGSTQRTLALEDYFIDYKVTARQASEFIEKIIVPTANPRQTFRAYKVSKRLDDDISAVCAAFRLTLEDGVIREARVAFGGMAAIPKRAAACERALIGKQWNNETVEHACAALSEDFTPLSDFRASKEYRLLSAQNLLRKYFIEVQHPAVATRVTDYV, from the coding sequence GTGATTCAGTTCCTTTTGAACCAAGAGCTAAAAACCGAGCGCGCCCTGAATCCGAACATGACCGTGCTGACCTACCTGCGTGAGCAGGCACACAAGCCCGGTACCAAGGAAGGTTGCGCCAGCGGTGACTGTGGCGCCTGCACGGTGGTCGTCGGCGAGCTGCACAGCGACGCGGATGGCCGGCAACAATTACGTTACCGCAGCCTCAATTCGTGCCTGACCTTTGTGGCGTCGCTGCATGGCAAGCAATTGATCAGCGTCGAAGACCTCAAGCATCAGGGCCAGTTGCACAGCGTGCAAAAGGCCATGGTCGAGTGTCATGGCTCACAATGCGGCTTCTGCACGCCAGGCTTTGTGATGTCGCTGTTTGCCTTGCAAAAGAACAGCACCGACGCCGACGCGCATCAGGCCCACGAAGCGCTGGCCGGCAACCTGTGTCGTTGCACCGGCTATCGACCGATTCTGGCCGCTGCCGAGCAGTCTTGCGCTCAGCGTCTGCCTGACCAGTTCGATCAGCGCCAGGCGCAGACCATCGAGCGCCTGCGTGCGATCACGCCAGACCAGACCGGTGAACTCGACGACGGCGAAAAACACTGCCTGATCCCGCTGACTGTGGCGGATCTTGCCAACCTGTATCAGGCCAACCCGCAGGCCCGGCTGCTGGCAGGCGGCACCGATCTGGCGCTGGAAGTGACCCAGTTTCACAAACCATTGCCTGCCATGATTTACGTCGGGCACATCGCCGAGATGAAGCGCGTCGAGCGCTTTGACGACCGCCTGGAAATCGGTGCGGCCACGCCGCTGACCGATTGCTACGCGGCGCTGAACGCTGAATACCCGGACTTTGGCGAGCTGTTGCAGCGCTTCGCCTCGTTGCAGATTCGCAATCAGGGCACACTGGGCGGCAACATCGGCAACGCCTCACCGATTGGTGACTCCCCGCCGCTGCTGATCGCCCTCGGCGCACAGATCGTGCTGCGCAAGGGCAGTACTCAGCGCACCCTAGCGCTGGAAGACTACTTCATCGATTACAAGGTCACCGCACGCCAGGCAAGTGAGTTCATCGAAAAGATCATCGTGCCGACCGCCAATCCCCGGCAGACGTTTCGCGCCTACAAAGTCTCCAAACGACTGGACGATGACATCTCGGCGGTCTGTGCGGCGTTTCGCCTGACCCTCGAAGACGGCGTGATTCGCGAAGCACGCGTGGCGTTTGGCGGCATGGCGGCGATTCCGAAACGCGCTGCGGCCTGCGAGCGGGCCTTGATCGGCAAGCAGTGGAACAACGAAACCGTCGAGCATGCCTGTGCGGCCCTGAGCGAAGATTTCACCCCGCTGTCGGATTTCCGCGCGAGCAAGGAATACCGCTTGCTGAGCGCCCAGAACCTGCTGCGCAAATACTTCATCGAAGTGCAGCATCCAGCCGTAGCAACGCGGGTGACCGACTATGTCTAA